A segment of the Siphonobacter curvatus genome:
CGTTCGTTAGAGGTACTACGAACCATATTTTCGTAAGCATCATACGTCAAACAGGAGCAAAAGCGGAAACTTACGGATCAAGCGTTGGAAAAATTATTGCTTTACTTTGATCAAAATCTAAACAATTTTAGGAACGAGGTTTGTGAGCGTCATAAAATATCGCTACTTTTGCGTTCCAATTTTGAAAAGCACTGATTATTTAACGCAATAGCTCATGGCTAAGAAAGGCAACCGCATTCAGGTAATCCTCGAGTGCACCGAGCAAAAAACTTCAGGCGTTCCGGGCATGTCACGGTACGTAACGGTAAAAAACCGGAAGAACACTACGGCTCGTATCGAACTCAAAAAGTACAACCCTTTCCTGAAGAAGCATACGCTTCACAAGGAAATCAAGTAATTTCAGGCCCCAGTTATTCGTTAGGTGGCTCCTAACCGGCGATAACTGACAACTGGTTAGTGATCCACTGTATAACATTTTACTGAAATGGCAAAGAAAGTAGTAGCAACCCTGAAAAAAGAAGGTGGCGTTAAATACGCTAAAGTCATCAAAGCGGTGAAAAACCCTACGACGGGTGCCTATACCTTCAAAGAAGAAATCGTTCTTCAGGACGAAGCTCAGGCAGCTCTGAAAAACTAGTTGCTTGACTTTAAAAGTCTTGTTCTGATCCTCCGAACATTCTTCGGGGGATTTTTTGTTGTAGATTTGAACGTCGTTATCAGCTGGGACTCCAGGCTCTCGTTATATTCCTGTTGCTTTGTGCCCCAGTACGTTCATAAAACCGATAACTAGCTACCCCGATAACGTAATCTCAAAAATGGGCTTATTCGATTTTTTCAGTAAGAAAAAGGAACAAATCCAACAGGAGCAGGCCGAATCGCTCGACAAAGGATTGGAAAAAACCAAAGATGGATTCTTTTCCAAACTGAGCCGGGCCATTGTCGGTAAATCGAAAGTGGACGAAGAAGTACTCGATGAACTGGAAGAAATTCTCATTTCTTCGGATGTAGGCGTTGAGACTACGGTAAAGATCATTCGTCGCATTGAAGATCGCGTAGCCCGGGATAAGTTTATGAGTACAAGTGAGCTTGATAGCATCCTGCGGGAAGAAATCGCGGTTCTCTTGTCTGAAAATAAATCCGCTGACGTATCGGGTGATTTCGAAACGCCACTAGGCGTCAAACCCTATGTCATCATGGTAGTCGGTGTGAACGGCGTGGGCAAAACCACTACGATCGGAAAACTGGCCGCTCAGTACCATAAAGCCGGTAAGAAAGTAGTACTCGGTGCGGGTGATACCTTCCGGGCCGCCGCCGTAGATCAACTTAAACTTTGGGGGGAACGCGTGGGTGTACCCGTGATCGATCACGGAATGAATACGGACCCCGCTTCCGTAGCGTACGACGCGGTGAAGCAAGGTACGGAAACCGGAGCCGACGTAGTGATTGTCGATACCGCGGGTCGTCTGCATACCAAAGTAAACCTGATGAATGAGCTGGCGAAAATCAAGCGGGTGATGCAGAAGTTTTCGGCAGAAGCTCCTCATGAAGTATTGCTCGTACTCGATGGCTCAACGGGTCAGAATGCGTTCATTCAGGCTCAGGAATTTACCAAAGCCACGGAAGTAACGGCCCTGGCCATTACGAAACTCGATGGTACGGCCAAGGGTGGCGTTGTAATTGGTATTTCCGATCAGTTCAAGATTCCGGTGAAGTACATCGGCGTTGGTGAGCGGATTGAAGATTTGCAGGTGTTTAGCAAACAGACTTTTGTAGAAAGCCTGTTCAAAAAATAAAACTCCCTTTGATTACCGTAAAAAGCTACCCTTTGTGGTAGCTTTTTTTATGTACTTTGCGTTCACCTGATGGTTTAAGCCGTGAAAATTCCCATTCAAAACCTGTACTATCTGCTTTGCTACGCCTGGGATAAACTGGAAGAGCGGGATTTAGTGGCAGTATCGGCTACCGATCAGACATCCTTGCTTGAACTACTGACACAGGTACTCGTGAAAGGAAGCTCGCGACTTTTTAAGCAAGGCATGGTTCATACCTATGAACCTGAGCAAGTTACGTTGCCAACTATACGCGGAAAGTTGTTGTTTACGGAAAGCCTTCAGAAAAATGAATTCAGGTACGGACGGGCCGTATGTGAGATTGATCAGTATACGCCCAACCACGCAGTCCATCAAATTCTGAAAAGTACCTTTCGTCGCTTACTGAAACTTAAAACCTCCCCGTTCCAGTCTTCCGTACGGCATCTCTACACGCGTATGCAAGGCATCGATGAGATCAGACTAACCGACCGGGTCTTTCGCCAAACAGCTTTACCCCGTACGCAATTACCGTACCGTTTTCTACTAAACGTATGCGAGCTGATTCATAAAAACTTGCTGGTGGACGAAGCAACGGGTCAGTATCAGTTTCAGGATTTCTGGCGGGATGAAAAACAGATGGCGGGCTTGTTCGAAGCCTTCGTTCGAAACTTTTATCGCTACGAACTCCCACAGTGGCGGGTACGCCGGGAAACCATTCACTGGCAACTGAAAGCCAATGAAACGGATCAGACGCTATTACCGCTCATGCAAACGGACTTAAC
Coding sequences within it:
- the rpmG gene encoding 50S ribosomal protein L33 yields the protein MAKKGNRIQVILECTEQKTSGVPGMSRYVTVKNRKNTTARIELKKYNPFLKKHTLHKEIK
- a CDS encoding DUF4295 domain-containing protein, translating into MAKKVVATLKKEGGVKYAKVIKAVKNPTTGAYTFKEEIVLQDEAQAALKN
- the ftsY gene encoding signal recognition particle-docking protein FtsY, which encodes MGLFDFFSKKKEQIQQEQAESLDKGLEKTKDGFFSKLSRAIVGKSKVDEEVLDELEEILISSDVGVETTVKIIRRIEDRVARDKFMSTSELDSILREEIAVLLSENKSADVSGDFETPLGVKPYVIMVVGVNGVGKTTTIGKLAAQYHKAGKKVVLGAGDTFRAAAVDQLKLWGERVGVPVIDHGMNTDPASVAYDAVKQGTETGADVVIVDTAGRLHTKVNLMNELAKIKRVMQKFSAEAPHEVLLVLDGSTGQNAFIQAQEFTKATEVTALAITKLDGTAKGGVVIGISDQFKIPVKYIGVGERIEDLQVFSKQTFVESLFKK
- a CDS encoding 5-methylcytosine restriction system specificity protein McrC, translating into MKIPIQNLYYLLCYAWDKLEERDLVAVSATDQTSLLELLTQVLVKGSSRLFKQGMVHTYEPEQVTLPTIRGKLLFTESLQKNEFRYGRAVCEIDQYTPNHAVHQILKSTFRRLLKLKTSPFQSSVRHLYTRMQGIDEIRLTDRVFRQTALPRTQLPYRFLLNVCELIHKNLLVDEATGQYQFQDFWRDEKQMAGLFEAFVRNFYRYELPQWRVRRETIHWQLKANETDQTLLPLMQTDLTLERDDRKIIIDTKYYADTFQRRFETRKIHSPHLYQLFAYLKNQPTSATGILLYPTVTESVSATFTDQSHQIRVHTLNLNQHWRGIRQELVAFVH